AACAGTTTTGACAGAATGCCTGCCAGTTGCATGAAGCCTGAAGCCAGGCCCCATCACCTGCGGGCTCCAGCCATGAGAAAGACCTGCATGTGTCTGCGTCATCCTAGGGGTTCCAGACCAAGGCGTCTAGTCAGATTCCatgacccccaccatcacctacTTGGTACTGGAGAACGGAACATGTCCCACTGCTTGACAAAGGGTCTGGTGCTCCACCACCTCAGCCATGGCTATCTGTGTGTTGACATTAGATGGTTCCTGACCCGCTCCCAGTAGGGGCGAAAGGAACCAGGCTCAGTCTTCGTTCCGTGAAACCCTTTGGAAGCAGACACCTGGCAATCTGGAGCTGGATCCTGAATTATGCcaatttctggggaaaaaacacatacaCGGCAATAATCCACCTGGGAAACCTACCCTTCAAACTCCTATCCTGGGTCTGCATGAGGGGTGCTTGGGGCTGTGGTAGGTGGCTAGGGGCCCCACTGGAAGGGGCCGGCGGCTACAGGCCCTGAACGCGCACAGGGTGGCCCATGAGGCCCGTTCAGCATGTGCCACATAAGCCAGATGTCGGCAGCCGAGAGCCCGTGCACTACAACCAGCTCGCGGTAAAAGCAGGGGTCGAAGGTGCGCAGGTGTGGCGCGGCTGAAGGCTGAGGGATGCCAAAGGTGCGGAAAGCAGGGTGAGACTCAGGTGTGAGCCGCAAGCGCTGCAGACACATGCCCAGAAAGACATCGTCGATGGGGAAGAGCTCAACCTGCGCGCAGGCACCAGACAGACGGCGCAGCGTGGCCCCTGAAAGCACGAAACCACCGCCGCCTGCGTAGGCCGGGTAGGCCGGCAGGCCGTACACAGCCTCGGGGATATAGTACTTGCTGGCTCGCAAGCGGATTGGCCGCGCCTGTATGATCACGTCACCCGCAAGCAGGTCGTGCGCCGGGTCCCGAGGCGCCAAGAACTCCAGCAGGTTTCCCACGTGCACAAAGACGTCAGCGTCGCCCTTGAAAACGAAGCGCACGTCGTGACAGTAGGCCGAGGCCCAGGCCAGAAAGTGGATCTCCTTGAGCGTTAGGTTGAAGAAAGTGTCATCGAAGGCCCAGAGCAGGATGTCTGCGTACGCACGGCTCTCGGCATGCAGCAGGGAGCGCCAGTGAGTTTGCGTGCCTGCCCCGTCTGAGCCCGCTCCTCTGGGCACGCCTAGCAAGAACACACGGCGCACGAGTGCCCCCTGCACGCGACCCTCAGCACCCCACGTCTGGCGCACAGCTTGGCGCCGCTCAAAGTCCGCTGCCACCGATTTGACGGCGATGAGTAGGTCGGGTCCCCTGCCGGGTGCTCCACCGCCTAGGCACTTGTGCGGCTGGTTAATGAGCAGGGGGAAGCGCCGCTGGTCCTTGGCGCGCAGGTAGCGGCCAAAGTCAAAGGGTCCCGTGGGCGTGGGCGGCTCCAGCGTGTCCTCTTCGTAGGCCTGCAGGTCTGCGCCCTTGTTCGGAGCCTGGAATAAACGGAACCCGGGGGTGGGCCCCGGCACTGTCCTCCCTGGCTCTCCCGGCGCGCTGGTCGTTGGGGCCGTGCCATCGCGCTGCGCATAGAGCAGGAGGCCGAGTGCGGCGCCCAGGAGCAACGTGAGCGAGGCGTCCCCGCGTAGACGCAGCCTCCGCCTCATGTCCGTGTGGCCGCAGCCCGCACTCCCTGCAAAGAGACTCAACAGCTCGCGATGTGGAAGCCAGCCGCCGATAGGGGCTTTCATCCCCGCCGTCCCGCACCCCCCAGGGAACGGTGCCACACATCCCCGGGAGTCTCCAGCTACTGGCCGTTCATCCCTCTCCGGTGTCCTCTTACTCTAGGCCCTGACTCCCCCACCCGCATCGGCAAAGGGCAAGAAGTCCCCCAAGTAGCCAACTCCCACCCCCTCAGCTCAGGCCCAGGACCGTGCCCTAAGGCCGGGGCAGAGGAAACAGTGAGCCTCCGCACCACCCCGCCCGCCTTCCCCACGCTGAGACCGAATCCTTTGCACCCCTTCCTACCCACCACGTCTGTCCTTGGGATCCTGACGCACTCGGCCCTTGGGAACGGCGCAGCCCTGGACGCCAGGGCCTCCAGGGCTCAACGCAGGGTCCCAAGGGCGGCCATGGACAGGACCTGGGCCAAATGCAGCGTTGGCAGGAAGGGGGGGCTGGAGCCGCTGCCACGTGACCTTCCAGCTGTGCGCGCCCAGACAGCTGAGCTCAGCTCCACCCCAGCGCCGCAGGGAGCGCTGTGTCCGAGTGAGGACTTATCTGAGTGGGATCTTTATGGGCAACTATGGGAAGGCCCGAAGAGGTGGGTTCTTGTCTCGCTACAGGCTCAAACTCCCCAAATCTTCCTTTGAGAGGAGGCAGACAGGAAGAAGCATTAGCCTGTCATTAGGCTTCCCACCCGCGCCCCTACTTCTGTGGAGTGGGGCATGGTCTGGGCTGGCAGAAGCCCCAGGACAGGCTGGTTCCCAAATCCCTAGGGCCCAGCGTCCTAGTCATCCACGGGGCCATTATCCCAGCCCATCCTTGGAAGCGCCTTTCCTCAGCTCATCAGGATCCCTGGTTTCACCAGACAGGACCTAGAAACTACTCCTgagctaagtgacttgcccaggatcatACAGGCAGAAGGTAAGAGCACTGCCTCACGTCTTCTGGAATTCAGTCCCCGACTCTTCCTTCTATTCTCCCTTGCCCCACTGGGACACAGGACAGGGGCCCACCCTGTGTGCTTTAACCTTCAGTCGTCTTTCCAGAGGCAGTTCTGAGGCCCACTGTCCCTAGTGCCCCAGACCAGCACAGCCTCCTTGCAGATAGAAATAACCAAGCCTGGGCCACTGAAGGCCAGATTGGGGGACTCCTGGAGTAGGCCAGTGAGCCAAGGGTTTGATCTGGAACCGAGACAGGCAGAGAGGTGCTCTGGAGATTGAGCGTCCAGTCCTTGCCTAGCTCTGCTGCCAACGGTCTTCCTAGAACTCAGAGCTTCCAGTCCCAAACCATGCAGTGGGGCCTGGAGTAGACAACCCCCGCTCCTGCCCCCGAGTTTGAGGGCAACCTACAGGAACCAGCACTGCGACCCAGCCCCATCCTCTTTCCAGTGGCTATGTCTGCTCCTTCCGACTTCTTCCCAACAATGTTCTTCCTTAAAAAGCAAACTCTCCCTCCTGAGCTTCATTCTCCTGTTCACAGACTTCTCAGTTTTCTGTTCTGGTTTTCTGTACTGCCTCACTTCCCATCCCTCCTGTGGTCTGGCTTCGGGCTGTCCCCTCCATGTTCCAGAAACAGCCCCCACCTAGTcgccttccccccccccccactccagcaACACTCCTTGGCCTTGACTGATCTGCAGCTTCCATCACAGCAGGAGAGAATTCCCTGGCTTCCAAATCTCCCTCTTTGGGCTGCTCCTTTTCTGGTTTGTGTCCTTCAGGACCTTTCCCGGGGCCACCCCACCCACTACCGCCTGTCCATTCGTGAATTTTTAGCGTTGACCCTCTGCTGAACTCAAAACTATAGAACCAGCTGTCCTCTGACTCTCCCTGGATGTTCTACAGGAACATCATGCCCAACTTATGCCAAACAGAGCAAGCACTTCACTTCCCCCAGCTCCCATCTCAGAAGGAAGCCTCACCCTCCATCCAATTGGCAAAGGCAGAAACTCCGGGGTCCTCTTACCTCTCGTCATCCAGTGTCACCTGGCCTGTTACCCTTCCTGCTGAACTGCTCTTGGTGTTCACCCCTTGACTCCATCTCTGCTGCCACTGCCCCATCCTGGGCCACTGACCTCTCTCTCACTGCGTCCTCACCAGCCTCCCAGCCCCCTCTCCCAAAACTCTGTAAAGGCTTCTCACCGGCCTTGGGATAAAATCTACTCTGTAAAATGGCTTACCAGACCCCACACTATCTACCTTCCCCACGTGGAACTGGTCTCTGCAAATCTACCTACCCCTAAGTTCAGCCACTCAAACTTTCTgttcttctaccatccctcttATCTTCCTTAAGACCCCACCTGAGGCTGGCTATGCCCAGGACTTTACCCTTCTGTCAGCCCCCTCGTCTCCTCTCCTATTCATAATCGTCTTTCCCAGGAAGCCTAACCCCTAACCTGGGTTAGGCCCCTGCTCAGTACTCCCACAACTCCTTGTATTTTTCACATTAAGAAACAGgtaatattttattactgttgCTTAACATTCGGAATCCCACACCGAGTGTGAACTGGGGGCAGGCAGGATTCCTCTATCTTGTCCACCACAGTATTTGCAGTACCCAGGATGAGGCCGAAGACATGGCAGATGCCTAATGAGCGACTGTTCAATGAGTTAAGAGGTAAAGGCTGGCCTGAAGCCCCTCTTCTAGGGGGGGTGAGGTGAGGCCCCCTTCTGCAGCAGGTCACCCTGGCAGAATCCCCAGTGGCACCCCAGCAGGCATGGTGGGTATCTGACTCATGAAGAAGGGGTCAACTCTGCCCAGCAGTTTGGCTAAGTAGGGTTGTAATTGTGGTCTCTCAGGGTCCTGTGGGTGGACAGGAGGTCAGCAGCAGCAGAAGGGAACCTAGGGTCATTCAGGTGCTCCAAACCCCGGCTGGGCAACTAGCTGATCGCCCCTTTGTCTGGTACCCAGCCTAGGGCAGGCCGCCATCGGGATTCGCCAGGCCCAGCAAGTCCTCTGCCAGGCTGGTGAGCTCGTTCTCCTCCAACGCTTCCACCAGGCGCTGCAGTGTGGCACGGCGGCCCTCGGCCTGCACAAAGCGCTGCAGTAGCTGGAAGGCCTGCTCATACAGCCCGTCTCGCTCGTACTCATAGGCCAGAGAATCAAGTGCCGGGTCCCGCAGCGCGCGACAGCCGCGCTGCAGAGAGCGCCCCACCTTGCGCCATTTGAGGCCCACGGAGCGCGCGAACGTCTGTTGGTCTTGCAGGCTTAGCGGCCGGTTCACTGCGGGTTGGGGGGAGTAGGAAGCGGAGTAAGCTCAAGGAGCCACAGTGCCGGTACCTTGCTATTCCCGCCCGGCGATCTCCCGACCCAGACCTCACTCCTTCCCCAACTCCATCTTCCCGGTGACTCTGCCTCTGCCTGTGTGCGCCTCACCTACAGGATGACCCTGGAACAGAAAAGTCTGGCCAGATGGCGGCGGCTGCTTCTCCTCCGATGGAGTGGGCGACTGGGGCTGCGAGGGGGCTAGAGCGACCTCCACGTCGCCACCCTGGCCCCCGGAGCCGCACGTCAGCTTCCGAAGCGCATACTCCAACTCAACGAGTTCCTCGTCCCGGAGCCGGTCGGGCTAGGGAGGGGAGTGCGGAGTCGGTGGGGGTCTTGGCTACAGATCCCCGCACCACCCTGTCCTGGCCCCCACCCGGCCGCACCTTCTGGGCGAAGATGCAACTCAAACAGCGTTCCTCATCGGTGAGCAAGGCGTCCAGCAGCTCCGCGCCGGCGCGCAGCTCCAGTTGCAATCGCAAGGAGCGCAGGGCGAGCGCCGCAGCCAAGCGGCTTTCTAGCGCGGCGCGCAGCGCCCCCTCGCGATAGGCGCAGAGAAAGCGCCTGCAGGGCTGGCGCCCTGAGAAACGCAACTGCACGATCAGCTGCGGGTCGCTACGGTGAATCTTGAGCATCTGCAGCATATCTGGGCTCCCGTTTTCTGCCGAGACGGGCAGTCAGGCGTCAGGTGGTCCCCATGCGGGGACGCAGGAGGGGTGAGGTCCACAGTCAGAGCCCTTCCCATCCCCAGACCTGGGGACGCGGGGTTACCCCAAAGCTCCCAGCCGGGAGACAAAATTGGGAGGCAAACAGCAACAACCCAGAATGAAGGCCAGGACCTACCACAGGGAGCACCCTTAGGCGGAGTGggtaccccccaccccatccctggaGCCCCAAATCAAGGTGGGCAAAAGGGACGTGGGGGAGAGACTCCAGCACAGAAAGGGGAGTATGC
The DNA window shown above is from Rhinolophus ferrumequinum isolate MPI-CBG mRhiFer1 chromosome 15, mRhiFer1_v1.p, whole genome shotgun sequence and carries:
- the TRADD gene encoding tumor necrosis factor receptor type 1-associated DEATH domain protein isoform X1; this encodes MAAGPKGLEEWVGSAYLFVESSLDKVVLSDAYAHPQQKVEMYRALRTALAENGSPDMLQMLKIHRSDPQLIVQLRFSGRQPCRRFLCAYREGALRAALESRLAAALALRSLRLQLELRAGAELLDALLTDEERCLSCIFAQKPDRLRDEELVELEYALRKLTCGSGGQGGDVEVALAPSQPQSPTPSEEKQPPPSGQTFLFQGHPVVNRPLSLQDQQTFARSVGLKWRKVGRSLQRGCRALRDPALDSLAYEYERDGLYEQAFQLLQRFVQAEGRRATLQRLVEALEENELTSLAEDLLGLANPDGGLP
- the TRADD gene encoding tumor necrosis factor receptor type 1-associated DEATH domain protein isoform X2, whose amino-acid sequence is MLQMLKIHRSDPQLIVQLRFSGRQPCRRFLCAYREGALRAALESRLAAALALRSLRLQLELRAGAELLDALLTDEERCLSCIFAQKPDRLRDEELVELEYALRKLTCGSGGQGGDVEVALAPSQPQSPTPSEEKQPPPSGQTFLFQGHPVVNRPLSLQDQQTFARSVGLKWRKVGRSLQRGCRALRDPALDSLAYEYERDGLYEQAFQLLQRFVQAEGRRATLQRLVEALEENELTSLAEDLLGLANPDGGLP
- the B3GNT9 gene encoding UDP-GlcNAc:betaGal beta-1,3-N-acetylglucosaminyltransferase 9 isoform X1, whose amino-acid sequence is MLSNRSAGCGHTDMRRRLRLRGDASLTLLLGAALGLLLYAQRDGTAPTTSAPGEPGRTVPGPTPGFRLFQAPNKGADLQAYEEDTLEPPTPTGPFDFGRYLRAKDQRRFPLLINQPHKCLGGGAPGRGPDLLIAVKSVAADFERRQAVRQTWGAEGRVQGALVRRVFLLGVPRGAGSDGAGTQTHWRSLLHAESRAYADILLWAFDDTFFNLTLKEIHFLAWASAYCHDVRFVFKGDADVFVHVGNLLEFLAPRDPAHDLLAGDVIIQARPIRLRASKYYIPEAVYGLPAYPAYAGGGGFVLSGATLRRLSGACAQVELFPIDDVFLGMCLQRLRLTPESHPAFRTFGIPQPSAAPHLRTFDPCFYRELVVVHGLSAADIWLMWHMLNGPHGPPCARSGPVAAGPFQWGP
- the B3GNT9 gene encoding UDP-GlcNAc:betaGal beta-1,3-N-acetylglucosaminyltransferase 9 isoform X2, whose protein sequence is MRRRLRLRGDASLTLLLGAALGLLLYAQRDGTAPTTSAPGEPGRTVPGPTPGFRLFQAPNKGADLQAYEEDTLEPPTPTGPFDFGRYLRAKDQRRFPLLINQPHKCLGGGAPGRGPDLLIAVKSVAADFERRQAVRQTWGAEGRVQGALVRRVFLLGVPRGAGSDGAGTQTHWRSLLHAESRAYADILLWAFDDTFFNLTLKEIHFLAWASAYCHDVRFVFKGDADVFVHVGNLLEFLAPRDPAHDLLAGDVIIQARPIRLRASKYYIPEAVYGLPAYPAYAGGGGFVLSGATLRRLSGACAQVELFPIDDVFLGMCLQRLRLTPESHPAFRTFGIPQPSAAPHLRTFDPCFYRELVVVHGLSAADIWLMWHMLNGPHGPPCARSGPVAAGPFQWGP